A genomic region of Equus caballus isolate H_3958 breed thoroughbred chromosome 1, TB-T2T, whole genome shotgun sequence contains the following coding sequences:
- the LINGO1 gene encoding leucine-rich repeat and immunoglobulin-like domain-containing nogo receptor-interacting protein 1 isoform X2 codes for MQVSERMLAGGARSMPSPLLACWQPILLLVLGSVLSGSATGCPPRCECSAQDRAVLCHRKRFVAVPEGIPTETRLLDLGKNRIKTLNQDEFASFPHLEELELNENIVSAVEPGAFNNLFNLRTLGLRSNRLKLIPLGVFTGLSNLTKLDISENKIVILLDYMFQDLYNLKSLEVGDNDLVYISHRAFSGLNSLEQLTLEKCNLTSIPTEALSHLHGLIVLRLRHLNINAIRDYSFKRLYRLKVLEISHWPYLDTMTPNCLYGLNLTSLSITHCNLTAVPYLAVRHLVYLRFLNLSYNPISTIEGSMLHELLRLQEIQLVGGQLAVVEPYAFRGLNYLRVLNVSGNQLTTLEESAFHSVGNLETLILDSNPLACDCRLLWVFRRRWRLNFNRQQPTCATPEFVQGKEFKDFPDVLLPNYFTCRRARIRDRKAQQVFVDEGHTVQFVCRADGDPPPAILWLSPRKHLVSAKSNGRLTVFPDGTLEVRYAQVQDNGTYLCIAANAGGNDSMPAHLHVRSYSPDWPHQPNKTFAFISNQPGEGEANSTRATVPFPFDIKTLIIATTMGFISFLGVVLFCLVLLFLWSRGKGNTKHNIEIEYVPRKSDAGISSTDAPRKFNMKMI; via the coding sequence GTGAGCGAGAGGATGCTGGCGGGGGGCGCAAGGAGCATGCCCAGCCCCCTCCTGGCCTGCTGGCAGCCCATCCTCCTGCTGGTGCTGGGCTCGGTGCTGTCAGGCTCAGCCACAGGCTGCCCACCCCGCTGTGAGTGCTCCGCCCAGGACCGTGCTGTGCTCTGCCACCGCAAGCGCTTTGTGGCAGTGCCCGAGGGCATCCCCACAGAGACCCGCCTGCTGGACCTGGGCAAGAACCGCATCAAAACACTCAACCAGGACGAGTTTGCCAGCTTCCCACacctggaggagctggagctcAACGAGAACATCGTGAGCGCCGTGGAGCCTGGCGCCTTCAACAATCTCTTCAACCTCCGGACTCTGGGGCTCCGCAGCAATCGCCTGAAGCTCATCCCCCTGGGTGTCTTCACCGGCCTCAGCAACCTGACCAAGCTGGACATCAGCGAGAACAAGATCGTCATCCTGCTGGACTACATGTTCCAGGACCTGTACAACCTCAAATCGCTGGAGGTCGGTGACAATGACCTCGTCTACATTTCCCACCGAGCCTTCAGCGGCCTCAACAGCCTGGAGCAGCTGACGCTGGAGAAATGCAACCTGACCTCCATCCCCACAGAGGCGCTGTCCCACCTGCACGGTCTCATCGTCCTGAGGCTCCGGCACCTCAACATCAACGCCATCCGGGACTATTCCTTCAAGAGGCTGTACCGCCTCAAGGTCTTGGAGATCTCTCACTGGCCCTACTTGGACACCATGACACCCAACTGCCTCTATGGCCTCAACCTAACGTCCCTGTCCATCACACACTGCAATCTGACTGCTGTGCCCTACCTGGCCGTGCGCCACCTGGTCTATCTCCGCTTCCTCAATCTCTCCTACAACCCCATCAGCACCATTGAGGGCTCCATGTTGCATGAGCTGCTACGGCTGCAGGAGATCCAGCTGGTGGGTGGGCAGCTGGCCGTGGTGGAGCCCTATGCCTTCCGCGGCCTAAACTATCTGCGTGTACTCAACGTCTCTGGCAACCAGCTGACCACACTGGAGGAGTCGGCCTTCCACTCGGTGGGCAACCTGGAGACACTCATCCTGGACTCCAACCCACTGGCCTGTGACTGCCGGCTCCTGTGGGTGTTCCGGCGCCGCTGGCGGCTCAACTTCAACCGGCAGCAGCCCACATGTGCCACACCCGAGTTCGTCCAGGGCAAGGAGTTCAAGGACTTCCCTGATGTGCTCCTGCCCAACTACTTCACCTGCCGCCGCGCCCGCATCCGGGACCGCAAGGCCCAGCAGGTGTTTGTGGATGAGGGCCACACGGTGCAGTTTGTGTGCCGGGCAGATGGTGACCCGCCGCCTGCCATCCTCTGGCTCTCACCCCGCAAGCACCTGGTCTCAGCCAAGAGCAACGGGCGGCTCACGGTCTTTCCCGATGGCACGCTGGAGGTGCGCTATGCCCAGGTACAGGACAATGGCACGTACCTGTGCATCGCAGCCAACGCAGGCGGCAACGACTCCATGCCTGCCCACCTGCATGTGCGCAGCTACTCGCCCGACTGGCCCCATCAGCCCAACAAGACCTTCGCCTTTATCTCCAACCAGCCAGGCGAGGGAGAGGCCAACAGCACCCGTGCCACCGTGCCTTTCCCCTTCGACATCAAGACCCTCATCATCGCCACCACCATGGGCTTCATCTCTTTCCTGGGCGTCGTCCTCTTCTGCCTGGTGCTGCTCTTTCTTTGGAGCCGGGGCAAGGGCAACACGAAGCACAACATTGAGATCGAATATGTGCCCCGCAAGTCAGACGCAGGCATTAGCTCCACTGACGCACCCCGCAAGTTCAACATGAAGATGATATGA
- the LINGO1 gene encoding leucine-rich repeat and immunoglobulin-like domain-containing nogo receptor-interacting protein 1 isoform X1: MLAGGARSMPSPLLACWQPILLLVLGSVLSGSATGCPPRCECSAQDRAVLCHRKRFVAVPEGIPTETRLLDLGKNRIKTLNQDEFASFPHLEELELNENIVSAVEPGAFNNLFNLRTLGLRSNRLKLIPLGVFTGLSNLTKLDISENKIVILLDYMFQDLYNLKSLEVGDNDLVYISHRAFSGLNSLEQLTLEKCNLTSIPTEALSHLHGLIVLRLRHLNINAIRDYSFKRLYRLKVLEISHWPYLDTMTPNCLYGLNLTSLSITHCNLTAVPYLAVRHLVYLRFLNLSYNPISTIEGSMLHELLRLQEIQLVGGQLAVVEPYAFRGLNYLRVLNVSGNQLTTLEESAFHSVGNLETLILDSNPLACDCRLLWVFRRRWRLNFNRQQPTCATPEFVQGKEFKDFPDVLLPNYFTCRRARIRDRKAQQVFVDEGHTVQFVCRADGDPPPAILWLSPRKHLVSAKSNGRLTVFPDGTLEVRYAQVQDNGTYLCIAANAGGNDSMPAHLHVRSYSPDWPHQPNKTFAFISNQPGEGEANSTRATVPFPFDIKTLIIATTMGFISFLGVVLFCLVLLFLWSRGKGNTKHNIEIEYVPRKSDAGISSTDAPRKFNMKMI, encoded by the coding sequence ATGCTGGCGGGGGGCGCAAGGAGCATGCCCAGCCCCCTCCTGGCCTGCTGGCAGCCCATCCTCCTGCTGGTGCTGGGCTCGGTGCTGTCAGGCTCAGCCACAGGCTGCCCACCCCGCTGTGAGTGCTCCGCCCAGGACCGTGCTGTGCTCTGCCACCGCAAGCGCTTTGTGGCAGTGCCCGAGGGCATCCCCACAGAGACCCGCCTGCTGGACCTGGGCAAGAACCGCATCAAAACACTCAACCAGGACGAGTTTGCCAGCTTCCCACacctggaggagctggagctcAACGAGAACATCGTGAGCGCCGTGGAGCCTGGCGCCTTCAACAATCTCTTCAACCTCCGGACTCTGGGGCTCCGCAGCAATCGCCTGAAGCTCATCCCCCTGGGTGTCTTCACCGGCCTCAGCAACCTGACCAAGCTGGACATCAGCGAGAACAAGATCGTCATCCTGCTGGACTACATGTTCCAGGACCTGTACAACCTCAAATCGCTGGAGGTCGGTGACAATGACCTCGTCTACATTTCCCACCGAGCCTTCAGCGGCCTCAACAGCCTGGAGCAGCTGACGCTGGAGAAATGCAACCTGACCTCCATCCCCACAGAGGCGCTGTCCCACCTGCACGGTCTCATCGTCCTGAGGCTCCGGCACCTCAACATCAACGCCATCCGGGACTATTCCTTCAAGAGGCTGTACCGCCTCAAGGTCTTGGAGATCTCTCACTGGCCCTACTTGGACACCATGACACCCAACTGCCTCTATGGCCTCAACCTAACGTCCCTGTCCATCACACACTGCAATCTGACTGCTGTGCCCTACCTGGCCGTGCGCCACCTGGTCTATCTCCGCTTCCTCAATCTCTCCTACAACCCCATCAGCACCATTGAGGGCTCCATGTTGCATGAGCTGCTACGGCTGCAGGAGATCCAGCTGGTGGGTGGGCAGCTGGCCGTGGTGGAGCCCTATGCCTTCCGCGGCCTAAACTATCTGCGTGTACTCAACGTCTCTGGCAACCAGCTGACCACACTGGAGGAGTCGGCCTTCCACTCGGTGGGCAACCTGGAGACACTCATCCTGGACTCCAACCCACTGGCCTGTGACTGCCGGCTCCTGTGGGTGTTCCGGCGCCGCTGGCGGCTCAACTTCAACCGGCAGCAGCCCACATGTGCCACACCCGAGTTCGTCCAGGGCAAGGAGTTCAAGGACTTCCCTGATGTGCTCCTGCCCAACTACTTCACCTGCCGCCGCGCCCGCATCCGGGACCGCAAGGCCCAGCAGGTGTTTGTGGATGAGGGCCACACGGTGCAGTTTGTGTGCCGGGCAGATGGTGACCCGCCGCCTGCCATCCTCTGGCTCTCACCCCGCAAGCACCTGGTCTCAGCCAAGAGCAACGGGCGGCTCACGGTCTTTCCCGATGGCACGCTGGAGGTGCGCTATGCCCAGGTACAGGACAATGGCACGTACCTGTGCATCGCAGCCAACGCAGGCGGCAACGACTCCATGCCTGCCCACCTGCATGTGCGCAGCTACTCGCCCGACTGGCCCCATCAGCCCAACAAGACCTTCGCCTTTATCTCCAACCAGCCAGGCGAGGGAGAGGCCAACAGCACCCGTGCCACCGTGCCTTTCCCCTTCGACATCAAGACCCTCATCATCGCCACCACCATGGGCTTCATCTCTTTCCTGGGCGTCGTCCTCTTCTGCCTGGTGCTGCTCTTTCTTTGGAGCCGGGGCAAGGGCAACACGAAGCACAACATTGAGATCGAATATGTGCCCCGCAAGTCAGACGCAGGCATTAGCTCCACTGACGCACCCCGCAAGTTCAACATGAAGATGATATGA